Sequence from the Syntrophaceae bacterium genome:
GCAATCCGGCCTCCCGGCTCGACGGCAAACCCGGGCCCGCAGCGGGAACAAAACTCTTTTTTTTCTGAACCCTTTCGGCTAATTTGAATCAGCTCGCGCCCGAAAACCGTGCCGTCGCACACGGGCTGCCCGGCAACTGGAATCATCATCCTCTTTCGTAATGACGGCGTCCTGAAAGGAGCCCTGCCATGAGCCTCATCACCGCCGAGAATCTGGCGAAGGACTACCGGACCGGGGAAGTTACCGTCCATGCCCTTCGGGGGGTGTCCTTCCGGATCGAGCCCGCTTCTTTCGTCTCCTTCGTCGGTCCCTCCGGGAGCGGGAAGACCACCATCCTGAACATCGTCGGCTGCCTGGACAAGCCCAGCGGGGGAAGCCTGACCGTCGCCGGAACGGACGTAACGGCCCTCGACATGAAGGAAAGCGCCCGCTTTCGGGGAAATCACATCGGCTTCATCTTCCAGGACTTCAACCTCATCCCCGTGCTGACTGTTCACGAGAACGTCGAGTACCCCCTGATGATGGTCCAGAACGTGCCGGAACGGGAGCGGCGGGAACAGATCGGGACGCTCCTGGAGGCCGTGGGGATGGCGGATCAGCGGGACAAGTACCCGGACCAGCTCTCGGGGGGCCAGAAACAGCGGGCGGCCATTGCCCGGGCGCTGGTAACGAACCCCCGGCTTGTCCTGGCGGACGAACCGACGGCGAATCTGGACTCGGCAACGGCCTACGCCGTCATCGATCTCATGAAACGCATGCGGGACGAACGCCAGACGACGTTCATCTTCTCCACCCACGACCAGAAGATCGTCGGCGAGGCGGAGATTCTCTTCTGGCTGGAGGACGGCGCCCTCCGGGAGGTCCAGGAAAAGGGAGGTCGGAACCATGGTTAATCTCTTCAAGATGGCCGTCCGGAACCTCCTGCGGTACCGCCGCCGAACCCTGCTGACGGCGTCTCTCATCACCATCGGAGTGGTCTTTGTCCTTGTTTTCCTGTCTGTCTCCGGCTCCTTCAAGGCCATGATGATAGGCCAGATCACCGATTCGATGCTCGGCCATCTCCAGATCCACCGGCATGGCTACGTTGCCTCCATCGACAATCTTCCCCTGAATCTCAACCTGAAGCCGCCGGAGGTCCGCAAAGTGTCGGAGGCCCTCGATGGGATGCCCGGTGTGGAGACCTATTCTCCGCGGATCAAGTTCGGGGGCATGTTCAGCAACTTCACCGAAACGACCAACATCCGTCTCAATGGGGTCATCCCGGAACGGGAATTCAAAACGGTGCCCCTGCTTCCCTCCCGGATCATTGAGGGGAAAAAGGCCCTCGGGAAGGGGGAGATGCTCCTGCCGGCCCTCCTCGCCCGCGGGATGGGCATCAAGGTCGGGGACCCGGTGGTCGTCGTGGCGACAAACCAGGACGGCTCCGTCAACGGCAGGCAGTTCATTGTCGCGGGAATCCTCGAGGGCGTAACCGGCCCGGGGGGACGGGACGGTTACATCCACCTGGACGACGCCGTGGAAACCCTGCGGATGCGGGAGCCCGAAATCAGCGAGATCGCCGTACGGCTGAAGGATTTCGGGCGCCTGTCGGACGTTCACAACAGGCTTTCCGGTCTTCTTGCAGGGGAAAAGAATCAACAGGGGAAGCCCCTGTTCGAGGTCCACACCTGGGAGGCCCTCTCGCCCTTTTTCAACGTCGCCCGGATGATCGACGTCATGACTTTCTTCATCAAGCTCATGCTCATTGCCATTGTCCTGATCAGCATCATGAACGTCATGATCATGGCCGTTTACGAGCGGGTCCGGGAGATCGGCACCATGGCGGCCATCGGCACCCTTCCCGGCCGGATCCTCTCCCTGTTTCTCTTCGAGGGCTTCTGCCTTGGCATCCTGGGGGCCGTCGTCGGCTGCATCACAGGGAGCCTGCTCCTGTGGATCCTCAATCTTTCCCGGCTCACCTTCGACTTCGGCCAGCAGAAGGGACTTGTCCTGGCGGTATCCCTCCGGCCGGGAGACCTTCTGACCATATCCGTCACCGTCATCCTCGTCTCCGTGGCAGCGAGCCTGCAGCCCGCCTGGAAGGCCTCACGGATGGAGCCGATCGAGGCGCTGCGCCACGTCTGACCGGAAAAGAAAAGGAGGAACCTCATGCTGCACAAGTTGCTGCTCACGTCTCTGGTCCTTCTGTTCGCCCTGCCGGCCTTCGCCCTGGACGGCCCGGCTCTGCTGAAGCAGGTGGACCGGAACCTGAACCCCGAGTCCTACGAAATGTACCGGAAGCTGATCAACGTGGAACCCGATGGAAAAAAGAAGGAGTTCACCCTCTTTTCCGTCAAGAAGGGAGCCGACAAGGTGGCCGCCCTCTTCCTCGCCCCGGCCAGCGAAAAGGGCCGCAGCACTCTCCGGCTGGGCGACAACATGTGGCTCTATATCCCCAGTGTGGGCAAGCCGATCCGTATCACCAGCCTCCAGTCCGTGGTTGGGGGCGTGTTCAACAATGCCGACATCCTGAACCTCGACTACAGTGCCGAGTACGACGTGAAATCCGTCACGGACAAGGACGGGGGGTACCTGCTGCACCTCAAGGCGAAGACCCGGGAGGTCGCCTATGACCAGCTACGCATGCAGGTCGACCGGAATCGCAAGGTTCCAATCCGGATCGAGTGCCTCACCGAGGCGGGGATGCTCATCAAAACCCTCTACTTCAAAGACCCGAAGGAGTTCGGCGGCGGGCTCGTGAGGCCCTCGGTGGTCGAGACGGACAGCCCCCTCTACAAGGGCTACCGGTCCATCATGATCTATGCGAAGATTCGCAAGCGGACGTTCAAAGACGAGGTCTTCACCCTCACTCACATGCCGAACATCGATTCGCTCCGATAGGGACCGATGGACGAATGACCCGGTTTCGTGCATTTGGCCGCGGACCCGACCGCGGCCGAGCCTGCCCCGGGAGGCAAACATGAAGCCCGCACAACCGGGGACTCCGGACTGGCACAGCCGGGGATCCCTTCGCAGGAACGGCGGACGCCCGTGTCTTGCAGGCGCACTGCTCCTGTGGGTCCTCCTTACCCTGGCACCCGCTGCCCGAGCTGCGGACGAGTCTTATTCCTTCGACCTTTCGGAAATCGAAAAAAAATCCTGGCACATCGGAGGCTACGCCGAGGTCCGGCCGGTCCGATACCGCCTCAATCCCGACGGGGCATTCTACAAGCTTCGCTTCTACAACCGGCACGAGGGAGACGCCGTCGACGAGTACAATGGCCGGTTGCAGTTGGAAGGGAGTTATGAGAAAGGCATTGCCCGCCTGTACATGAGAACCAACACGGACTATCGACGCTCGTACACAGGGGAGACCGAAAAAACGAGCATCTACGAGGGGTACGGTTCCCTCCGCCCCTCCGCTTCCTTCAAAATTGACGCCGGCAAGAAGAATCTCAAGTGGGGAAAGGGTTATGCCTGGAATCCGGCCGCTTTCCTGGACCGACCGAAGGATCCCGACGATCCGGAACTCCCCATGGAGGGTTACATCGTCCTCACGGCCGACTGGATCCGGAGTTTCGACGGGCCGCTGAAGACCGTTTCTTTCTCCCCCGTCGTGCTTCCCGTCCATGACCATGTGAACGACGAGTTCGGAGCCGCCGCCCGGATCAATGTTGCAGGCAAGCTCTATCTCCTGCTGTACGACACGGACATCGACCTGATGGTCCTGGCCGACGGCAGCCGCACCACCCGCTTCGGGTTCGACTTCTCCCGGAACTGGACGAGCAACTTCGAGATCCACGGAGAATTCGCCTGGATCCGGGATCATGCGAAAACCAGGATCGACGCGGCCGGGTCTACCGAGACGGAAACATATAACGCCTTCAGCGGCCTCATCGGCCTCCGCTACCTCACGACCCGGGACACGACGATCATCGCCGAGTATTACCACAGCGGGACGGGATACACGGCTGAGGAAATGAAAGGATTCTATGCATTCGTCAACCGGGGGTGGCGGACGTACCTGGCCGGTGGAAGCGATGGCATTCTCCAGCGGGCTCTTCTGACAGCGGATGGAACGTATGGCCGGCCCAACCCGATGAGGGACTACCTGTACCTGCGGATCGTCCAGAAGGAACCCTTCGACATCCTCTACTTCACGCCCGCTCTGACCGTCATGGCCAACCTGAACGACGGGGGATATACGGTCTCGCCGGAGGCCGTGTACACAAGGATAACGAACCTGGAATTGAGGCTCAAGGCCAGTTTTCTGTACGGGGGTCCCGACAGCGAGTTCGGCGAGAAACAGAACCGCTGGCGCATCGAGTTCCGGGCGGGATACTCGTTTTAGGGAATACCGCCGTGCTTTGATCACATGCGCCCGATCCGGGCTTGAAGCGCTCCGTGATGGCGTGCGGGACCCCTTGCCCGGAGCCCCCCGGCCGTTCATTAAGACACTCTAACTATTAAATATTACAACGCTTTATTGCGACTCACGGAACCCATAAATTCATTGAAAAAAAACCCTTCCGATGTTAAGGGTATCGGCATTCCAAGCGAGAGAGAGAGCGGCAAACCATGGACCTCGGCCACATGCTGGAGGAAAGTACCAGACGTTTCACCGAACGGATTGCCCTCATCCATGACGGCAATAACCTTACCTATCGGGATCTGAACCGGGCTGTCAACGCCCTCGCCGGCGGTCTTCGGGATCTGGGAATCGGCAAAGACGACAAGGTCGCCATCCTGCTCCCCAACATCCCCGAATTCGTCATCGCCTACCTTGCCGCCCAAAAGCTCGGCGCCGTCGCGGTCACGCTCAACGTCATGTCCACCGCCTTCGAGCTTCGACACCTCCTGGGCAACAGCGATTCCAAAGCCTTTATCACCACGGCCTCGGCGGCAAGACGATTCGAAGAGATCCGGGATGAAATGCCGCTCTGCCGGCACCTTCTGGTCACCGACAGTGCCGATTCTCCCTATGCCTGGAGTACACTCGTGTCGAAGGGAGGGGACGATTTCCCGATTCCCGCCATTGGAGACGACGATTCCGCGGTTATGATCTACACCTCGGGACTGACCGGCAGGCCCGTGGGGGCGGTGCTCACCCACGGCAACCTGCAGAGCCAGACGGGCCTTCTGGCATCGGAGGTTGCCGGCACGGAGGAAGACCGTTGCCTGGCAATCATCCCTTTCTTCCACTCCTTCGGAGCCGTCGCCAACATGCTTGCACCGCTCAGGACCGGAGCCAGCATCGTCCTCATGGACCGCTTCACCCTGGACGGCATCTTCACCGCCATCGAACGGGAAAAAGTCACCTACATCACAGGCGTGCCCCGGCTTTTTCTGGGAATGATCTTTCATGACAAGGCGGACAGCTACGATGTAAGCTCGCTCCGCTTCTGCATCACCGGCGGTGCTGCCATTCCGCCTGACGTTTTCACCGCTTTCGAGTCCAAATTCAAGGTCAAGCTGGTCGAAGGATACGGTCTCACGGAGGCCTCCCCGATCTGCACGCTCAGCCGCATCGACCGGCCCCACCGGCCCGGTTCCATTGGCACGGTGATCCCCGGCCTGCAGGCAAAGATCGTCGACAAGGACGGGCGGGAGGTGCCCCGGGGGCAAGTGGGGGAACTCATTGTCCGGGGCCCAAACGTCATGAAGGGATACTACAAGGACTCGACCCGGACCGCCGAGGTCATCCGGGACGGCTGGCTCCATACAAGCGACCTGGGAACCATGGACGGGGACGGATATATTTTCCTGACGGGCCACGCAAAGCGGATGGTCATCACCAGCGGTTTCAATGTCTACCCCCGGGAGATCGAGCTGGTCCTGGAGATGCACCCGGCCGTCAGGCAGGCAAAGATCACGGGCAAGCAGGATCTGATGCGCGGCGAGATCGTGAAGGCCAGCATCGTGCTGAAGCCGGGTGCGACGGCCGGCGAGAAGGACATCCTCCGCCATTGCCGGACCTATCTTTCCAACTACAAACACCCCCGGGAGATCGAATTCGTCGAGGCCATCGACGAGGCATGAACGATACGGGGATTCGTCCCCGCCGGAATATTTCACATCCTTGAGAGAGGAGGAAGGAGTAACATGAGAGATGCGGTAATCGTAAGTGGCGCCAGAACCGCCGTGGGCGAGTTTGGTGGATCCCTCAAGGGGGTCTCCGTGGTGGAACTGGGCAAGGTGGTCATGAAAGAGACCATCAAGCGGGCGGGTCTCCGGCCGGCCGTCAGCGACTTCATCAAGTCCTGCCGCCCCGATGTCTTCGGCGACTTCGACATGACGGACGTCCAGAAAAAGGGCTATGACTACGACAGTTCCCTCACCCCCGTCTACATTGACGAGGTCATCATGGGGAACGTCCTGAACGCCGGCGTGGGCCAGAACCCGGCCCGCCAGTCGGCCATCTTCGCCGGCCTGCCGGAGGAATCGAACGTATTCACCGTCCAGAAGGTCTGCGCATCGGGGATGAAGGCCATCGCCCTGGCGGCTCAGTCCGTCATGACGGGCGACGCAGACATCGTCCTTGCCGGCGGCATGGAGAACATGAGCAACGTCCCCTATGCCGTTGCCGACGCCCGCTGGGGCTTCCGGATGAACATGCCCTATGGCAAGATCACGGACCTGATGGTCCATGACGGCCTCTGGGAGATCTTCAACGGATACCACATGGGCTTCACGGCGGAGAACATCGCCGCCAAGTACGGGATCACCCGCCAGGAGCAGGATGAACTGGCCTACGAGAGCCACCGGCGCGCCCGGGCGGCGATCGCCAGCGGGGCCGTGGCCGACGAGATCGTCCCCATCATCATTCCCCAGAGAAAGGGCGATCCGAAGATCTTCAACGTTGACGAGCGGCCCATGGACACGACCCTGGAGAAGATGGCCAAGCTGGCGCCGGTCTTCAAGAAAGACGGATCCGTCACGGCGGGGAACGCCTCGGGTATCAACGACGGAGCTGCGGCCGTGCTGGTCATGAGTGCCGAAAAGGCCAAGGAACTGGGCCTGAAGCCCCTGGTCAAGATCAAGGGCTGGGCCTCCGGCGGCGTCGATCCGGCGTACATGGGTCTCGGTCCTATCCCGGCGGTGAGAAAGCTCTTCAAGAAACTGAACCTTACTATGAAGGACATCGGCCTCATTGAGTTGAACGAGGCCTTCGCCTGCCAGGCCCTGGGCTGTGTCAAGGAACTGGGCGTGGACCTCAGCATCACCAATTTGAACGGCAGCGGGATCTCCATCGGCCATCCCATCGGATGCACCGGCGCCCGCATCACCTACACACTGGCCATGCAGATGAAGAAGCGGAACGTTCCGCTCGGACTGGCGTCGCTGTGCATCGGCGGCGGTCAGGGCATGGCCATTGTCCTCGAAAGCGTCTAGCCATCCGTCATTCCACCGGCACTCCCCGGTTCAATCGGGGGGTGCCGGCCTTCTACAGACACGGGGGAAGCGAATCCAGAAAGGAGGCAGTCCGATGGAGTTCAAGAACCTCATTTTCCAGGTGGAGGAAGGGGTCGCGACGATCACCTTCAACCGGCCCAAGGCACTCAACGCCATGAACTCCGAGACCATGTCGGAGCTCTACCAGGCGGCGACCATCTGCAAGAACGACGACGCCGTCAAGGCCCTGATCCTGACGGGCTCCGGGGACCGGGCCTTTGTAGCCGGTGCGGACATCTCGGAAATGCAAAACCTCAGGCCCCAGCAGGCCCTGGCTTTCATGGAGCTTGGACACGAGACGCTCCGCCTGATCGAGACGCTGCCCAAGCCTTCCATCGCGGCGGTCAACGGTTTCGCCCTCGGCGGCGGCACGGAGATCTCCATGGCCTGTGACATGCGCTTCGCCTCCGACAAGGCGCGCTTCGGCCAGCCGGAGATTCTGATCGGACTCATCCCCGGGTGGGGGGGAACCCAGAGGCTGTCCCGGCTGATCGGACTTGGGCGCGCGAAGGAATTGGTGATGGGCGGGGACCAGATCGACGCCCAGCGGGCCTACGAAATCGGCCTCGTGAACCGTATCTATCCCGCCGAGGAGCTTCTGCCGGCGGCCAAGAAGTTCGCGGCAAAAATGGCCCGGCTCCCGGGCTTCGCCCTTAAAATGGCCAAGCACTCCATGAACTTTGGCTATGACCTCTCCCTGGACAATGCCAACCGCCTGGAAATGGAATGCTGCGCCCAGTGTTTCAGCACCGACGATCAAAAGGAAGGAATGGGGGCCTTCCTGGAGAAGCGGAAACCCAACTTCAAGGGCTGCTGACAGGCAAACGCAGGCGTCGGTCCTATGCGGTCCAGGGGGGACCGCGCGGAACCGCCGGTGCGATCCGCTATTTTTTCAACCACATTTCTGAAAGGGGGGGCATCATGAATTTCGGTCTGACAGAAGAACAACAGATGGTGAAGGACCAGGTAACCCGGTTCGCCGAAACGGAAATCAAGCCGATCGCCGCGGAGCTGGACCACACCCACCGGCATCCCGAGGAGATCTGCCGCAAGCTCGGCGCGATGGGCATCATGGGCGTTGCCATTCCCGTCGAGTACGGCGGGGCCGGCATGGACACAGTGACGTATGTCCACGCCATGATCGCTATTTCCAAAGCATGCGCGAGCTGCGGCGTGATCGTCTCCGTGAACAACTCGCTCTATGGCTTCCCCGTGAATACCTTCGGGACGGAAGAACAAAAGTTAAAGTACCTGACCCCCGTGGCAAGCGGAAAGGTCGAGGGCTGCTACGCGCTGACGGAAGCGGGTGCCGGCTCCGATGCCGGTGCGCTTGCCTGCAAGGCCGAGCTGAAAGGCGACAAGTACGTTCTCAATGGTACCAAGCGATTCATCACCAACGGCAACGTCGCCCAGTACTGCGTCCTGGCCTGCACAACGGATTCGACGAAGGGCTACAAAGCAGTCATCAATCTGATCGTCGATCTGAAAAACACGAAGGGGTTCTCCCTCGGCAAGATCGAAGAGAAGATGGGCATTCTGGCCTCCGGCACGGCCGAACTGGTCTTTGAGGATGCAGAGGTTCCGGCTGAAAACCTGCTTGGCAAGGTCGGCCAGGGATTCAAACAGATGCTGATGGGTCTTGACTGCGGTCGCATCGGCATCGGATCCCAGGCCTGCGGCATCGGCAAGGCCGCCCTGGAAGACGCCCTGAACTACGCCAAGGAGAGGGTGCAGTTCGGCAAGCCTATCTCCACCTTCCAGGCCATTCAGTTCAAGCTGGCCGACATGGCGACGGAACTCGACGCGGCGGAGCTCCTGCTCCTCCGGGCCGCCTGGATGGAAGACAACCACCTGGACTATGAGAAGGAATCCGCCATGGCCAAGATGTATGCCTCCGACGTGGCCATGAAGGCCGCCATCGAAGGTGTCCAGATCTTCGGCGGTTACGGATACTGCAAGGAATATCCGGCGGAACGGCACATGCGCGATGCGAAGATCTGCCAGATTTATGAGGGAACGAATGAAATCCAGCGGGTGGTCATCTCCCGCAAGCTCCTGAGCATGCGGTAACGATCCCTGAATAGAGCTTGACCGAGGGGGTGAGCGGAAACGCTCACCCCCTTTTTCGTCAATTAATGAGCGGATCCTTTCCTCCCTGGGGGAGAAAGGGACAATGAGTGCCCCGACGTAACCATCCATCCGCGGGGGCGCACATGGGAAAAGGATTTCAACATAAGGAAAGGGGCCCCTGCCTTGCAGCCGGGACCCCTCCGGATCGAGATCAGACGGAAATTCCCGCCTGGTCCACAGTGATTACTTCGTGATACCCAACGCCTTCTCCGTCTCCAGGATTTCCAGGGTCGTCTTGATGACGGTGTCGGAGTTGAGGGAAATGCTGGAAATCCCGCACTCGACGAGGAACTTTGCGAATTCCGGGTAGTCGCTCGGGGCCTGCCCGCAGATGCCGATCTTCTTTCCCATCTTCCGGGACTTGGTGATGGCGATCCGCACCAGGTCCATCACGGCCTGGTTCCGCTCGTCAAAGATGTGGCTGACCAGGGCCGAATCGCGGTCCAGCCCGAGGGTCAACTGGGTCAAGTCATTGGAGCCGATGGAGAAACCGTCGAAGATCTTGCCGAATTCTTCGATGAGGATGACGTTGCTGGGAATCTCCACCATCATATAAAGTTCCAGTCCGTTTTCTCCCTGGACCAGTCCCTTGTCGGCCATAACCTGGATGACCCGTTTTCCCTCCTCCACGGTACGGCAGAAGGGAATCATGAGCTTCACGTTCGTGATTCCCATTTCGTTGCGGACCTTCTTCATGGCCTCGCACTCCAGGGCAAAGGCCTCGCGATAGCGCTCGTCGTAATAGCGGGAAGCCCCCCGGAAGCCGATCATGGGGTTCTCCTCCTCATATTCAAAGAAGGATCCGCCGATCAGGTTCGCGTATTCATTGCTCTTGAAATCGCTCATCCGGACGATGACGTCGTTGGGCCAAAAAGCCGCACCGATCTTAGCCACTCCCTGGGCCAGCTTGTCGACGAAGAAGTCCGGCATGTTCGGATAGCCATGGGTCAGACCCGTAATCTCCTTGCGGATGTCCGGATCCGTAACGCTGTCGAACTTGATGAGCGCCATGGGGTGGATGCGGATGAACTGGTTGATGATGAACTCAAGCCGGGCCAGCCCGATGCCGTCGTTGGGGATGGCGGCAAGGCTGAAGGCGTCGTCGGGGTTACCGACGTTCATCATGATCTGGGTCTTGGGACGCTGCATGTTCTGGATGTTCATCCTCTGGACGTCGAATTTGAGCAGCCCCTCGTAAACCTTTCCAACCTCTCCCTCGGCGCAGGAGACCGTAGCCTCCTTCACCCCATGGAGGGCCGCCGTACCTGTGCCGCTGCCGACGATACAGGGAACGCCGAGTTCCCGGCTGACGATGGCGGCATGGCATGTCCGGCCTCCCTTGTTCGTTACAATGGCCGCTGCGATCTTCATGATGGGCTCCCAGTCCGGGTCCGTCATGTCCGTGACCAGCACTTCTCCCTTTTTAAACGTCTTGATATCACTCACATTTTCAATAATATGCACGGGACCGGCGCCGATCTTGGACCCCACGGCCGTTCCCGTCACAATGGGTGTTTTCGTTTCCTTGAGAATGAATGTCTCCAGAACCGCATCGTCTTTCTGGGACTGGACCGTCTCCGGTCGGGCCTGAAGGATGAACAGCCCTCCCGAAACGCCGTCCTTTCCCCATTCAATGTCCATGGGCTTGAAGAAGCCCGCCTTCTGGGAATAGTGGTCCTCGATGATAGCCGTCCAGCGGGCCAGTGTCAGGATCTCGTCGTCGTTCAGGCAGAAACGCTGCCGCTCCTCCGACGGAACGGGGACAGTCTTGGTACCCTCCTCGCTCTTGCCGGTGGCGTAGATCATCTTGATTTCCTTTGCACCCAGCTTCTTCTGGAGGATGGGACGGGCTCCCAGTTTCAGGGTGGGCTTGAAGACGAAGAACTCGTCGGGATTGACGGTTCCCTGGACGACGGTCTCGCCGAGACCGTAGGCACCGGTGATAAGGATGGCGTTCCGAAAGCCCGATTCGGTATCGATGGAAAAGATGACACCCGAGGCAGCGAGGTCCGACCGGACCATTTTCTGCACTCCGATGGAGAGGGCGATGGACATGTGGTCGAATCCCTTGTCGACGCGGTAGCTGATGGCGCGGTCGGTGAAGAGGGACGCGAAGCAGCGCTTGCAGGCGTCAAGCAACTGAGTCTCGCCGCGGACGTTTAGGTATGTCTCCTGCTGCCCGGCAAAACTGGCGTCCGGCAGATCCTCCGCCGTGGCGGAACTCCGGACGGCCACATCGGTGTCCTCTCCATATTCCTCACAGAGTTTCTTGTATGCATGGAGAATGGCTTCCTTCAGGTCCGCCGGCAGCTCCGCCGAATAGATCAGGCTGCGGAGCTTCTTTCCCCTGTCAGAGAGGTTCTGCATGTCATGGGTATCCAGGTCTCCCAGGATTTCTCCCATCTTCTGAGTAATTCCTGCCGACTGCAGGAGATACCGGTAAGCATCGGCCGTAATCGCATATCCATCCGGGATGCTGACTCCTTTGGAGATGAGTTCCCGGCGCATCTCGCCGAGGGAGGCGTTTTTCCCGCCGACCTGAGGAATATCGTCCAGTTCCAGTTCGTCGAACCACATAACCAGTTTGTTGTCTTTCATGCAAAACCTCCTCTTGGTATTGTGAGACCTCGGCGGTGAAGGGCGATATGAGGGGAGCCCTCTGCACCGACAGGTGTTGTGCAGGGAATTCTTCTAAAGAATGGTCGGGCCGGATAGGTCACTGTTTGCTTTCCTGCGGATTGCGCATTTTCACTATCAATTTTGTTGGATTGAGTCAAATGGAAAGATAAGAAAAGCCTTTGGGAAAGGGCCTACACACCACTGCAAGATCAATACGGATTCCTACTAAGACAGAATCATCCTGGAGGGAAAGATTCAGGAAAAGCCGAATCGCGATGGCTGGAATCCCGGCACCGGCACGTGCCTTCAGATGCCTGGC
This genomic interval carries:
- the ppsA gene encoding phosphoenolpyruvate synthase; the encoded protein is MKDNKLVMWFDELELDDIPQVGGKNASLGEMRRELISKGVSIPDGYAITADAYRYLLQSAGITQKMGEILGDLDTHDMQNLSDRGKKLRSLIYSAELPADLKEAILHAYKKLCEEYGEDTDVAVRSSATAEDLPDASFAGQQETYLNVRGETQLLDACKRCFASLFTDRAISYRVDKGFDHMSIALSIGVQKMVRSDLAASGVIFSIDTESGFRNAILITGAYGLGETVVQGTVNPDEFFVFKPTLKLGARPILQKKLGAKEIKMIYATGKSEEGTKTVPVPSEERQRFCLNDDEILTLARWTAIIEDHYSQKAGFFKPMDIEWGKDGVSGGLFILQARPETVQSQKDDAVLETFILKETKTPIVTGTAVGSKIGAGPVHIIENVSDIKTFKKGEVLVTDMTDPDWEPIMKIAAAIVTNKGGRTCHAAIVSRELGVPCIVGSGTGTAALHGVKEATVSCAEGEVGKVYEGLLKFDVQRMNIQNMQRPKTQIMMNVGNPDDAFSLAAIPNDGIGLARLEFIINQFIRIHPMALIKFDSVTDPDIRKEITGLTHGYPNMPDFFVDKLAQGVAKIGAAFWPNDVIVRMSDFKSNEYANLIGGSFFEYEEENPMIGFRGASRYYDERYREAFALECEAMKKVRNEMGITNVKLMIPFCRTVEEGKRVIQVMADKGLVQGENGLELYMMVEIPSNVILIEEFGKIFDGFSIGSNDLTQLTLGLDRDSALVSHIFDERNQAVMDLVRIAITKSRKMGKKIGICGQAPSDYPEFAKFLVECGISSISLNSDTVIKTTLEILETEKALGITK